A single window of Plasmodium reichenowi strain SY57 chromosome 14, whole genome shotgun sequence DNA harbors:
- a CDS encoding hypothetical protein (conserved Plasmodium protein, unknown function): MSERLYKKIKSMECESNLYISNNKVLFESIYNLINKGVPVPSIYYTNNKIVDKETDRYVVTKYIYDVDDIIYKLEAHSKINLEKLKNIKIKCLEEEYLKDNEVEDSYKDDKYNQLDSLQIYVSHTHFDYIWNEYTMQYFLSCYHDEDNLKIHTHILEKEEFGYDLQIELYEIPTNPMQAFQIASHLSKIREALQCGPLMHFFLTKTNITENIFEKFIIRKNEVIFILKKNDYLLVLISIHFVDSYDQFIILGLCKNIHLTNKSMDLSGNLDCSFYTEFPSHLITSEFFVYNYEDDMHNYEQDKREGTEDNEDIHMDDNNNVDMERMYSMNSSGNIINSTSINIEKNITNEENNETKKYQKETWKNYINNSFDENKIDDVIKLKVPNIGFISLKMDIKLFNACKDFSELIQISSRISHIIVSFRDFLNNSLILHRIKTRRMF; the protein is encoded by the coding sequence atgAGTGAACGActatataagaaaataaaaagcATGGAATGCGAGTCGAACTTGTATATATCTAATAACAAGGTATTATTTGAAAGTATCTATAACTTAATAAATAAGGGAGTACCAGTACCTAGTATctattatacaaataacAAGATAGTTGATAAAGAAACAGATAGGTATGTTGTTactaaatatatttatgatgttgatgatattatttataaattgGAAGCACattcaaaaataaatttggagaaattaaaaaatataaaaattaaatgtctagaagaagaatatttaaaagataatgAAGTGGAAGATTCTTATAAagatgataaatataatcaaTTAGATTCCttacaaatatatgtgtCACATACACattttgattatatatGGAATGAATATACTATGCAATATTTTCTTAGTTGTTATCATGATGaagataatttaaaaatacatacacatattctagaaaaagaagaatttGGATATGACCTACAAATagaattatatgaaatacCAACAAATCCAATGCAAGCATTTCAAATAGCTAGCCATTTATCGAAAATTAGAGAAGCTCTACAATGTGGTCCTTTAAtgcatttttttttaacaaaaacaaatattacagaaaatatatttgaaaaatttattatcagaaaaaatgaagttatatttattttaaaaaaaaatgattatcTCCTTGTGCTAATATCAATACATTTTGTAGATAGTTATGATCAATTCATTATTCTTGGATTATgcaaaaatatacatttaacGAATAAAAGTATGGATTTATCTGGAAATCTCGATTGTTCATTTTATACAGAGTTCCCTTCACACCTTATTACCTCTGAATTTTTTGTTTACAATTATGAAGATGATATGCACAATTATGAACAAGACAAAAGGGAAGGAACTGAAGATAATGAGGACATACACATGGACGATAACAATAATGTAGATATGGAGAGAATGTATAGCATGAACAGTTCAGGTAATATAATCAACTCAACTAGTATAAATATCGAAAAGAATATAACTAATGAAGAGAATAatgaaacaaaaaaatatcagAAGGAAACAtggaaaaattatataaataattcctttgatgaaaataaaatagatGATGTAATAAAATTGAAAGTACCAAATATTGgatttatatctttaaaaatggatataaaattatttaatgcCTGTAAAGATTTTTCTGAGCTTATACAAATATCAAGTAGGATATCTCATATTATTGTATCATTTCGtgattttttaaataactCCTTAATTTTACATAGAATAAAAACAAGAAGAATgttttga